The proteins below are encoded in one region of Desulfomicrobium apsheronum:
- a CDS encoding XrtA-associated tyrosine autokinase: MSRIEEALAKAAGMQSGLHSKGNRAEVSGIARAPMGEPTSVGGFRLPEETMVVINAPLSPMAEEYRKLKEALVKMTKRERFDNLIAVTSSIAGEGKSMTAVNLAASLAGEYDHTVLLVDADLRRPSVHKYLGLGSGKGLSDCMREGLDVGELLVKTGIGKLSVLPAGTPTPNPVELFSSDAMRSLFREMKIRYGDRYIIVDTPPVLPFAETRSIASIVDGVILVVKEGMPSLDQIEEAIEALDQKVLGLVYNGAYLQSKSSYYYAE; the protein is encoded by the coding sequence ATGAGCAGAATCGAGGAAGCACTGGCCAAAGCGGCTGGAATGCAATCCGGATTGCACAGCAAGGGAAACAGGGCCGAAGTGTCCGGCATTGCCCGGGCGCCCATGGGCGAGCCGACCAGTGTCGGCGGGTTTCGCTTGCCCGAGGAGACCATGGTGGTCATCAACGCGCCTTTGTCGCCCATGGCGGAGGAGTATCGCAAGCTGAAGGAAGCGCTGGTCAAGATGACCAAGCGCGAGCGTTTCGACAACCTCATTGCCGTGACCAGTTCCATCGCGGGCGAGGGCAAGAGCATGACCGCAGTCAATCTGGCCGCCAGCCTTGCGGGTGAGTATGATCATACGGTCCTGCTCGTCGATGCCGATCTTCGGCGGCCTTCCGTGCATAAGTATCTGGGCCTTGGTTCGGGCAAGGGCCTTTCGGATTGCATGCGCGAGGGGCTGGACGTGGGTGAACTGCTGGTCAAGACGGGGATCGGCAAACTCTCGGTCCTGCCTGCGGGCACACCCACCCCCAATCCGGTGGAGCTGTTCTCTTCCGACGCCATGCGCAGCCTGTTTCGGGAAATGAAGATACGTTACGGAGACCGTTACATCATCGTCGATACCCCGCCGGTGCTGCCCTTTGCCGAGACGCGGTCCATCGCGAGCATCGTCGACGGCGTGATTCTGGTCGTGAAGGAGGGGATGCCAAGCCTGGATCAGATTGAGGAGGCCATCGAAGCCCTGGATCAGAAGGTTCTGGGACTAGTTTACAACGGGGCGTATCTGCAAAGCAAGTCGTCCTACTATTACGCGGAGTAG
- a CDS encoding outer membrane lipoprotein-sorting protein has protein sequence MHIRTLFPKCFLVCSILLWGFANPALPAHAQPSGRELAQLVHDRYVGDDSVSRQTMELAPASGQKRVRQLNISVLEKNGARSTLLRFISPADIQGTGFLAVEDGQGGTAQFLYLPALNRTRRIVAGQKGRSFVNTDFTYEDMERRPVDDSDHVIAGDESLNNVQCWIMESRPKAGTDSQYSMVRTWVAQDMLLPLRVDFFTGGDNPTKRYLVLQLENIQDIWTETKVVMEDLHSGHKTIMETQGIQYNTGISDSTFTQQSLERW, from the coding sequence ATGCATATCCGCACCCTGTTCCCGAAATGTTTCCTTGTCTGCTCGATCCTGCTCTGGGGCTTTGCCAACCCGGCGCTTCCGGCCCACGCCCAGCCTTCGGGCCGGGAACTGGCCCAGCTGGTCCATGACCGCTACGTGGGTGACGACTCCGTCTCCCGGCAAACCATGGAACTCGCTCCGGCCTCGGGACAAAAGCGCGTCCGCCAGCTGAACATTTCCGTTCTGGAAAAAAACGGCGCACGATCCACCTTGCTCCGGTTCATATCCCCTGCGGATATCCAGGGCACAGGCTTTCTGGCCGTCGAGGACGGACAGGGAGGGACGGCCCAGTTCCTCTATCTGCCCGCCCTGAACAGAACGCGACGCATCGTGGCGGGCCAGAAGGGACGCAGCTTCGTGAATACCGACTTCACCTACGAGGACATGGAGCGCAGACCCGTTGACGACTCCGACCACGTCATCGCCGGCGACGAATCACTGAACAACGTACAGTGTTGGATCATGGAGAGCCGCCCCAAGGCCGGCACGGACTCGCAGTACAGCATGGTCCGGACCTGGGTGGCCCAGGATATGCTCCTGCCGTTACGGGTGGATTTTTTCACTGGCGGCGACAATCCGACCAAACGCTACCTCGTGCTCCAACTGGAAAACATACAGGACATCTGGACAGAGACCAAAGTGGTCATGGAAGATCTCCATTCCGGTCATAAGACAATCATGGAAACTCAAGGCATTCAATACAACACCGGGATATCGGATAGCACATTCACACAACAGTCTCTTGAGCGCTGGTAA
- a CDS encoding XrtA system polysaccharide chain length determinant translates to MNHELYQQFERYARILLQRKRIVVAVALLVMTLGVVISYVLPRKYEAQSTVFIEQSVISELVKGIATTPSMEAKIKVLGVAMLSRETLSKVMRILDKDVEFASDMDREAYIKDLRERIFIRLDEKRGIFFISFQDSDPRYARDFVNTITQVYIESNTASKRDESLEATRFLSEQIESFKKRLDAVEDEINQYKAEHGLQLATDETSIRFEIADAERKLEAIRARRLELETKLQLVPSGTGRSTHLVDMERQLATLLTAYTDQHPKVVRLQGQIRAMKNSPSGGMTGGSGGITKTLIQAEIDAATLQEKAQLATIDEKTEFLRRIPTLRTGLNELLRKKENETLIYSQLVTRYGQSEVSKQMEMENKSMNFRVVDPAVVPETAISPKRIPIMFLSALAGIGIGIGVIMVPYIMRGSVESLADLRVLNQRVLAVLPAISKPNEERKRVRRDRIFLSGAALYFLLLVTIGVMEALGKSPLDALFGRALGPWL, encoded by the coding sequence ATGAATCATGAACTGTATCAGCAATTTGAAAGGTATGCGCGGATCTTGCTGCAACGTAAGCGCATCGTGGTGGCCGTGGCTCTGCTGGTCATGACCCTAGGGGTTGTAATCAGTTATGTCCTGCCCAGGAAATACGAAGCGCAGTCCACGGTTTTCATCGAGCAGAGCGTCATCAGCGAATTGGTCAAGGGCATTGCCACCACTCCGTCCATGGAGGCCAAGATCAAGGTGTTGGGCGTGGCCATGCTGAGTCGGGAAACGCTTTCCAAGGTGATGCGCATTCTGGATAAGGATGTCGAGTTTGCTTCGGATATGGATCGGGAAGCATACATAAAGGATTTGCGGGAGCGGATTTTCATCAGGCTGGACGAAAAGCGGGGGATCTTCTTCATCTCCTTTCAGGACAGCGACCCGCGTTATGCCCGTGATTTCGTCAATACCATCACTCAAGTCTACATCGAGTCGAATACGGCCTCCAAACGGGATGAATCCCTGGAAGCGACCCGCTTTTTATCCGAGCAGATAGAGAGCTTCAAGAAGCGCCTCGACGCGGTGGAGGACGAGATCAATCAGTACAAGGCCGAGCATGGCCTCCAGTTGGCGACAGACGAGACCAGCATCCGTTTCGAGATCGCTGACGCCGAGAGAAAGCTGGAGGCCATTCGGGCTCGCAGGCTAGAGCTTGAGACCAAGTTGCAGCTCGTGCCTTCCGGAACGGGCCGCTCCACGCATCTGGTCGATATGGAGCGCCAATTGGCGACGCTTTTGACGGCCTATACGGACCAGCATCCAAAGGTGGTGCGGCTGCAGGGACAGATCAGGGCGATGAAAAACAGTCCTTCGGGCGGCATGACCGGGGGTTCGGGGGGCATAACCAAAACTCTGATCCAGGCCGAGATCGATGCCGCCACGCTTCAAGAGAAGGCCCAGCTTGCGACCATCGATGAAAAGACAGAGTTTCTGCGCCGGATTCCCACGCTACGCACGGGGCTGAACGAGCTCTTGCGCAAGAAGGAGAACGAAACCCTGATCTACAGTCAGCTCGTGACCCGCTATGGTCAGTCAGAGGTCTCCAAGCAGATGGAGATGGAAAACAAGTCCATGAACTTCCGGGTTGTGGATCCGGCTGTCGTGCCTGAAACCGCAATCAGTCCCAAGCGCATTCCGATCATGTTTTTGTCAGCCCTGGCCGGAATCGGGATCGGCATAGGCGTAATCATGGTGCCATACATCATGCGCGGGTCGGTGGAGAGCCTGGCCGATCTGCGGGTTCTCAACCAGCGGGTGCTGGCCGTTCTGCCGGCGATTTCCAAACCAAACGAGGAGAGGAAGCGCGTGAGGAGGGACCGTATTTTCCTGTCCGGCGCGGCGCTCTACTTTCTCCTGCTGGTGACCATTGGCGTCATGGAGGCCCTGGGCAAATCACCCCTCGACGCACTGTTTGGCCGTGCGCTCGGCCCGTGGCTGTAG
- a CDS encoding AMIN domain-containing protein, producing MVSTFDPSPKDASQTLVITLSAAPRNVHSFVLEDSKRLVIDITEARLLEPATNMPVQHPLVLRVRAAQFNPTTARVVLDLKQDVTHRIDTPASGTENAAHKIVVSLAPMNPAAPPQKPTHPTPPPQVVRPDIQKIHPAYTVALADTVGSAENKTLIFGESTAPSEDQEEPSPWGRLNFSGFLLAKIAQELHESGAPEQARNFRNTVRLEGKWTPPLPGNDPAAVPGASSTFILASLQSDYLWFGPEHSTDDYDLDLYEGYISHATPGWDLRLGRQIVRWGKTDQISPADNVNPQDMREFFVPELEDRKIPNWMARIRLFPGDFTLEGIFIPFFEENEFDFSGTTWALLGAQPTDLRIDESKPGKGLDNSDLGLRASTSLAGWDVALSYLHAIEKSPRLRFDPTNPAGPTLHADYHRQNIWAVEFETTADKFGFRGEGAYFDKQSIHTASLDSVAKPVLHYALGMDYLGEQDWYANVQLSHQHVFEYESRILLLRRDNFYLNGEINREFWRGNVMLRLRYALDLSDGGSFLTPEAILSYYENLELTLGANVFTGPEDTLFGRYRDNDQIFCKIKYYF from the coding sequence TTGGTTTCCACTTTTGATCCGAGCCCGAAAGATGCATCGCAAACCCTGGTCATCACCCTGTCCGCCGCTCCTCGAAACGTGCACTCTTTTGTCCTGGAAGATTCCAAACGCCTGGTGATCGACATCACCGAGGCAAGACTCCTTGAACCGGCCACCAACATGCCCGTGCAGCACCCATTGGTTCTGCGCGTTCGCGCGGCCCAGTTCAACCCGACAACCGCGCGCGTGGTCCTGGACTTGAAACAAGACGTGACACACCGCATCGACACGCCCGCCTCCGGCACGGAAAACGCAGCCCACAAAATCGTGGTCAGCCTGGCCCCGATGAATCCGGCAGCGCCACCCCAAAAGCCCACTCATCCCACTCCGCCACCGCAAGTCGTCAGGCCCGACATCCAAAAGATTCACCCGGCGTATACCGTGGCCCTGGCGGACACAGTCGGCAGTGCCGAGAATAAAACCCTCATCTTCGGAGAATCCACAGCCCCAAGCGAGGACCAGGAAGAGCCTTCGCCCTGGGGGCGGCTCAACTTTTCGGGGTTCCTCCTGGCAAAAATAGCGCAGGAACTGCATGAATCGGGCGCCCCCGAGCAGGCGCGCAACTTCCGCAACACGGTCAGGCTCGAAGGAAAATGGACTCCGCCTCTGCCCGGCAACGACCCTGCGGCCGTCCCCGGCGCATCAAGCACCTTTATTTTGGCCTCACTGCAGTCCGACTACCTCTGGTTCGGCCCCGAACATTCAACGGACGACTATGACCTGGATCTGTACGAAGGCTACATCTCCCACGCCACTCCGGGCTGGGACCTGCGCCTGGGCAGACAGATCGTGCGATGGGGAAAGACGGACCAGATCAGTCCGGCGGACAACGTCAACCCGCAGGATATGCGGGAATTCTTCGTCCCGGAACTGGAAGACCGCAAGATTCCCAACTGGATGGCCAGAATCCGCCTGTTCCCCGGCGACTTCACCCTGGAAGGCATCTTCATTCCCTTTTTCGAGGAAAACGAATTCGACTTCTCCGGAACCACCTGGGCCCTCCTGGGCGCCCAGCCGACCGACCTCAGGATCGATGAATCCAAACCCGGCAAGGGTCTGGACAACTCCGACCTGGGCCTGCGCGCCTCCACTTCCCTGGCGGGCTGGGACGTGGCGCTGAGCTACCTGCACGCCATCGAAAAATCGCCCCGTCTGCGCTTTGACCCGACCAATCCGGCGGGTCCGACCCTGCACGCCGACTACCACCGGCAAAATATCTGGGCCGTGGAATTCGAAACAACGGCCGACAAATTCGGATTTCGGGGCGAGGGTGCATATTTCGACAAACAATCCATACACACTGCGTCCCTCGATTCCGTGGCCAAACCGGTGCTCCATTATGCCCTCGGGATGGATTATCTGGGCGAACAGGACTGGTACGCGAACGTACAGCTCTCGCATCAGCACGTCTTTGAGTACGAGTCCCGCATACTGCTCCTTCGACGCGACAATTTTTATCTCAACGGCGAAATCAATCGCGAGTTCTGGCGAGGAAACGTGATGTTGAGGCTGCGCTACGCCCTGGATTTGAGCGATGGAGGCTCATTCCTGACACCGGAGGCCATCCTCAGCTATTATGAAAATCTTGAGCTGACCCTGGGAGCAAACGTCTTTACAGGCCCGGAAGATACCTTGTTCGGACGCTACAGGGACAACGATCAGATATTTTGTAAAATAAAATATTATTTTTAG
- the prsT gene encoding XrtA/PEP-CTERM system TPR-repeat protein PrsT translates to MIRCTVFAVALMLCVALAGCKGHTSESLNAEGEVLFKQGNYNGAIVHYKNALEKDPNFVAARYNLGLAYIETGKMEQAEREFQKVLLQNPYDGRVNYQLGRIANFQNKPAVAVPLIMAYLQEHPDDAAALEQLAISATISGDPASAKGHLEKALAVEPDRISAKLGLVQIFMIQGDRAEARKMLDNLLAQDPDNRSGLHALAQLEAQEKDPEAMLDAYSRISSIYPSDLFARYKQGSLLMNKGEGEKARASAEAMLSEYPDSAEGHRLMGLYLFREGKFDEAATYLGKSLRIKPDLETYYLLGLVYYSLDNLELAVTQFQTVLDYSPGFVQARIMQGEIFLRQGRGPEAMGAAEKLIEGSPEDFRGHVLKGDALLMQGKAHEALAEFRLAMGLAPSHYGLLLKAGLLKLSLGDRSGEDELVSAIKISPEGVDARMALHSYYFRNGRTDEAMAVLTEGLNGSRNDAVLYNALAKASLGRRDAEGAEEYLAKARGADPAFLQTYFHGAIAKLARNKLDEAVTQYDLALGFAPNDVRALIASAAVLEKQGKLDEARIRLEKARSTKDTGAILMLSSFLQRNGKSDEALAVLDQERTRQPKNMVIVQGLAKLHVARKEMDKAMALYAQLEQLDPYSGTVERMRAWMAAGDLDKAEESARRLMQLKPDKGQSCLPLASILEMRQNRAEAEKVLISAWALEPTDDQVGVVLGEFQLRGRQTKKALATFDRVLTHSPTSAQALTGKGMALQLLGRNDDAARMYLQAVQARHDHVPALNNLAMIWADDEAKSAQAVNLAMAAFVLANNDPAIIDTLGYALIRNNRPEEALGVLARALTLAPGNPGILFHQGLAEAELGRTAEARATLEAALASTDFAEREDAEKLLHALSGK, encoded by the coding sequence ATGATCAGATGTACTGTATTCGCGGTTGCGCTCATGCTCTGTGTCGCGCTTGCTGGCTGCAAGGGACATACCAGCGAATCCCTCAACGCCGAAGGAGAGGTGCTTTTCAAGCAGGGCAACTATAACGGGGCTATCGTCCATTACAAGAACGCCTTGGAGAAGGACCCCAATTTTGTCGCGGCGCGATACAATCTCGGTTTGGCTTATATCGAAACCGGCAAGATGGAGCAGGCCGAGCGGGAATTTCAGAAAGTTCTGCTGCAGAACCCCTATGACGGCCGAGTAAATTATCAGCTGGGCCGGATCGCCAATTTTCAGAACAAGCCTGCCGTGGCCGTGCCCTTGATCATGGCCTATTTGCAGGAACATCCGGATGATGCCGCCGCCTTGGAGCAGCTCGCCATTTCAGCCACCATTTCCGGGGATCCCGCCAGTGCCAAGGGACACCTGGAAAAGGCTCTGGCCGTCGAGCCCGACCGGATTTCGGCCAAGCTGGGTCTTGTCCAGATCTTCATGATTCAGGGGGATAGGGCCGAGGCTCGCAAAATGCTCGACAACCTGCTGGCTCAAGATCCCGACAACAGATCAGGGCTGCACGCGCTGGCGCAGCTTGAGGCTCAGGAAAAGGATCCCGAAGCCATGCTTGATGCGTATTCCCGCATCTCTTCCATCTACCCCTCCGATTTATTCGCCCGCTACAAGCAAGGCAGCCTCCTCATGAACAAAGGCGAAGGGGAGAAGGCCAGGGCTTCGGCCGAGGCCATGCTGAGTGAGTATCCCGACAGCGCCGAAGGGCATCGGCTCATGGGGCTGTATCTCTTCCGTGAGGGTAAATTCGACGAGGCCGCGACGTACCTCGGCAAATCCCTGCGCATCAAGCCGGATCTGGAAACATACTACCTGCTTGGTCTTGTCTATTACAGCCTCGACAATCTGGAACTGGCGGTGACCCAATTCCAGACTGTGCTCGATTACAGTCCTGGCTTCGTGCAGGCCAGGATCATGCAGGGCGAGATATTTCTGCGCCAGGGCCGTGGTCCGGAAGCGATGGGCGCGGCTGAAAAGCTGATCGAAGGCAGTCCGGAGGATTTTCGCGGCCATGTCCTGAAAGGCGACGCCCTTTTGATGCAGGGCAAGGCCCATGAGGCGCTGGCCGAATTCAGACTGGCGATGGGGTTGGCGCCATCCCATTATGGACTGCTGCTCAAGGCGGGGCTGCTAAAGCTCTCCCTGGGAGATCGCAGTGGAGAGGACGAGTTGGTGAGCGCGATCAAAATATCGCCCGAGGGCGTCGATGCGCGCATGGCTCTGCACTCGTATTATTTCAGAAATGGCCGCACGGACGAGGCCATGGCCGTGCTGACCGAGGGCCTGAACGGGAGCCGGAACGACGCCGTGCTCTATAACGCCCTGGCCAAGGCCTCATTGGGGCGCAGGGACGCCGAGGGGGCTGAGGAATATCTGGCCAAGGCACGTGGCGCGGATCCCGCTTTCCTACAGACCTATTTTCATGGAGCCATCGCCAAACTTGCCCGAAATAAGCTTGATGAAGCCGTGACGCAATATGACTTGGCTCTGGGCTTCGCTCCGAACGATGTGCGAGCCCTGATCGCCTCGGCGGCGGTCCTTGAGAAACAGGGGAAGCTCGACGAAGCCCGGATCCGGCTCGAAAAGGCTCGCTCCACCAAGGACACCGGGGCGATCCTGATGCTTTCGAGTTTCCTGCAGCGAAACGGAAAAAGCGACGAGGCCCTGGCGGTTCTGGACCAGGAACGAACGCGGCAACCCAAAAATATGGTCATTGTTCAGGGCCTGGCCAAGCTGCATGTCGCACGCAAGGAAATGGACAAGGCCATGGCCTTGTATGCCCAGCTTGAGCAGCTCGACCCCTATTCCGGGACGGTGGAGAGGATGAGAGCGTGGATGGCCGCCGGAGATCTGGACAAGGCCGAGGAGAGCGCCCGGCGTCTGATGCAGTTGAAGCCGGACAAGGGGCAGTCTTGCCTGCCGTTGGCCAGCATTCTTGAGATGCGCCAGAACCGGGCTGAAGCCGAAAAAGTGCTGATCAGTGCATGGGCGCTTGAACCCACCGACGATCAGGTCGGCGTCGTGCTGGGCGAGTTTCAGCTGCGTGGCCGGCAGACCAAGAAGGCGCTCGCCACCTTTGATCGGGTTTTGACGCATTCCCCCACCAGCGCCCAGGCCCTGACCGGGAAGGGCATGGCCTTGCAACTGCTTGGCAGGAACGACGACGCGGCCAGGATGTATCTCCAGGCCGTGCAGGCCCGGCACGACCATGTCCCGGCCTTGAATAATCTGGCCATGATCTGGGCCGATGACGAGGCGAAAAGCGCCCAGGCCGTGAATCTGGCCATGGCGGCCTTTGTTCTTGCGAACAACGATCCCGCCATCATCGATACTCTTGGCTACGCCCTGATCCGTAACAATCGTCCAGAGGAAGCCCTGGGCGTACTCGCGCGGGCATTGACTCTCGCTCCGGGCAATCCCGGGATCCTTTTTCATCAGGGTCTGGCCGAGGCCGAACTGGGCCGTACGGCCGAAGCCAGAGCAACGCTTGAAGCGGCCTTGGCTTCGACCGATTTTGCTGAACGCGAGGACGCCGAAAAGCTTCTGCACGCCTTGAGCGGGAAGTAG
- a CDS encoding TIGR03013 family XrtA/PEP-CTERM system glycosyltransferase — protein MSPIIFRNLAHDIIWALLALSASLAILAPSVASLSGDFEFVRGASSVLAITLLPSVGVWSVFWFTGRKPKAPRALYYQAVATSLTMAMLYVVDRSSGVLGSEIRLVVLGLGVFAGLKSAEFLFAKYRRVIPGVLKRVLIVGDGPLAVQMEEFMHANRESYVMLGRVSCTSTVFPPADEEAGHETAPDRIGRLLRLAQNFGADKVVVALAERRGFFPVEELLNCKMAGIEVVDAPSFYESATHKLLIENISPSWFIFSHGFKVNWMLRLCKRIFDLSAASVGLICFMPFVPFIALAIKLDSPGPMLFRQVRVGRSDRPFVLMKFRTMREDAEAGTGAVWSQVDDPRITKVGNFLRRSRLDEIPQLINILKGDMSLVGPRPERPEFVSELKEVIPYYSERHYVKPGLTGWAQVLYPYGSTIEDAIEKLRYDMYYIKNISIILDLYIVIKTFKVVLLGKGR, from the coding sequence ATGTCGCCGATTATATTTCGAAATCTTGCCCACGACATCATTTGGGCGTTGCTGGCCCTGAGTGCGTCTCTGGCCATCCTGGCACCGTCCGTCGCATCGCTTTCCGGGGACTTTGAGTTCGTGCGCGGAGCCAGCAGTGTTCTGGCCATTACGCTTCTGCCCTCGGTCGGAGTCTGGTCGGTCTTCTGGTTCACTGGCCGTAAACCGAAGGCGCCGAGGGCTTTGTATTACCAAGCCGTGGCGACTTCGCTGACCATGGCGATGCTTTATGTCGTGGACAGGTCGTCGGGTGTGCTCGGAAGCGAGATCCGTCTTGTCGTGCTTGGGCTTGGCGTCTTTGCCGGACTCAAGTCCGCCGAGTTTCTGTTCGCCAAGTACCGCAGGGTCATCCCGGGAGTGCTCAAGCGCGTGCTTATCGTCGGAGACGGCCCGCTGGCCGTGCAGATGGAGGAATTCATGCACGCCAATCGGGAGAGCTATGTCATGCTTGGCAGGGTCAGCTGCACATCGACGGTTTTCCCCCCGGCAGACGAAGAGGCCGGGCATGAAACGGCTCCTGACAGGATCGGCAGATTGTTGCGTTTGGCCCAGAATTTCGGGGCCGACAAGGTCGTGGTCGCCCTGGCCGAGCGGCGGGGCTTTTTCCCGGTGGAAGAGCTTTTGAACTGCAAGATGGCCGGGATCGAGGTCGTGGACGCTCCCTCCTTCTATGAAAGCGCGACGCACAAGCTGCTCATCGAAAATATCTCACCCAGCTGGTTCATCTTCAGTCATGGGTTCAAGGTGAATTGGATGCTGCGCCTGTGCAAGCGCATCTTTGACCTGAGCGCCGCCAGCGTCGGCCTGATCTGTTTTATGCCGTTCGTGCCGTTCATCGCGCTGGCCATCAAATTGGACTCTCCCGGCCCCATGCTGTTCAGGCAGGTCAGGGTCGGCAGGAGCGACAGGCCCTTCGTGCTCATGAAATTCCGCACCATGCGCGAGGACGCCGAAGCAGGGACCGGAGCCGTCTGGTCCCAGGTGGATGATCCGCGCATAACCAAGGTCGGAAACTTTCTACGCCGTTCCCGCCTGGACGAGATTCCGCAGCTGATCAACATCCTCAAAGGCGACATGAGCCTGGTCGGTCCCAGACCGGAACGCCCTGAGTTCGTGAGTGAGCTGAAGGAAGTGATTCCGTACTATTCGGAGCGACATTATGTGAAACCAGGGCTGACGGGGTGGGCACAAGTGCTTTATCCGTACGGTTCAACCATTGAGGATGCAATTGAGAAACTTCGTTATGATATGTACTACATAAAGAATATCTCAATAATACTTGATTTATACATTGTTATTAAAACATTTAAAGTCGTATTGCTTGGAAAAGGGAGGTAG
- a CDS encoding polysaccharide biosynthesis/export family protein encodes MWKKCFMAKVAVLIFGAMLLGGTGLAGEYIIGAGDSVHVFVWGEPELTVPALVRPDGRISLPGAGEIMAEGLTPEALQKEIASRLSALVKKPMVTVSMVGIENSKVYIIGGGVVTGVYPLKQKTSLLHLLAGMDLARADLHGAHVMRDGARMDRDFDLLLRNGDLKQDLVLHHNDIIVFPALPEPYVYVVGAVNMPQALPYRDGMTVLDALLACGGFNKFAKKNDTVVVRREDGAEKRIPVHAQDLAEGRDLSQNVVLRRGDYIIAAESFF; translated from the coding sequence ATGTGGAAGAAATGTTTCATGGCCAAGGTTGCGGTGCTGATTTTCGGCGCGATGCTTCTTGGCGGGACAGGCTTGGCCGGCGAGTACATCATCGGCGCGGGAGATAGCGTGCATGTCTTCGTGTGGGGCGAGCCGGAGCTTACGGTTCCCGCCCTTGTGCGTCCCGACGGCCGCATCTCTCTTCCCGGAGCCGGAGAGATCATGGCCGAGGGTTTGACCCCTGAGGCCCTGCAGAAGGAGATCGCCAGCCGTCTCTCGGCCCTGGTCAAGAAGCCTATGGTCACAGTGTCCATGGTCGGAATCGAGAACAGCAAGGTTTACATCATCGGCGGAGGCGTCGTCACGGGCGTTTATCCCCTGAAGCAGAAGACCTCGCTTCTGCATCTCTTGGCGGGCATGGATTTGGCCCGGGCCGACCTGCACGGCGCCCATGTAATGCGCGACGGAGCCCGGATGGATCGGGATTTCGATCTTTTGCTGCGCAACGGGGACTTAAAGCAGGACCTTGTTCTGCACCACAACGATATAATTGTCTTTCCGGCTCTGCCTGAACCCTATGTCTATGTCGTCGGTGCCGTGAACATGCCGCAGGCCTTGCCTTACAGGGACGGAATGACGGTGCTCGATGCCCTGCTGGCGTGCGGAGGATTCAACAAATTCGCCAAGAAGAACGATACGGTCGTAGTTCGGCGGGAGGACGGGGCCGAGAAGCGGATTCCGGTCCATGCCCAGGATTTGGCCGAGGGTCGCGATCTGTCCCAGAATGTAGTCTTGCGTCGCGGGGATTACATCATTGCCGCGGAAAGTTTCTTTTAA
- a CDS encoding XrtA/PEP-CTERM system-associated ATPase, translated as MYTAFFGLREKPFDLLPNPDFLYPSRAHKRALTYLTHGIKERAGFILLTGEVGSGKTTLIRNMIRSQLRNSVLAKVFNTRVDSLQLLMQINGDFGLDTDGRDKATLLRELNDFLIEQYAQRRQAVLIIDEAQNLSAEILEEVRMLSNLETDRDKLLQIILVGQPELRDILARPDLLQLRQRIQINCHLQPLSAAEVREYILFRLEKAGNKTALVFDDDAVEAIATYSRGIPRLVNILCDYIMIDAFSSQTRNIEGGVIHELAADLSFEAQYWNPEPPKKTEAAAAIAAPEEKRDTYDVARNTTAQSRILSVIGSMNKRIEELEFMPVWDHAAMLDMQERVDRLEKSLETKVRELRSMQQQLRSEIVQQLDPLPAEVDVKKRNGAMRSIWNYLWGN; from the coding sequence GTGTACACAGCATTCTTCGGGTTGCGTGAAAAACCCTTCGATCTACTTCCCAATCCCGACTTTTTGTATCCGAGTCGGGCTCACAAGCGGGCGCTGACCTATCTGACGCATGGGATCAAGGAGCGGGCGGGGTTCATTCTGCTCACCGGTGAAGTGGGGTCCGGGAAGACTACCCTGATCCGCAACATGATCCGGTCGCAGCTGCGGAACAGCGTCCTGGCCAAGGTGTTCAACACTCGTGTCGATTCTCTGCAACTCCTCATGCAGATCAACGGTGATTTCGGGTTGGATACGGACGGGCGGGACAAGGCCACGCTGCTGCGGGAACTGAACGATTTTCTCATCGAGCAGTATGCCCAGCGCCGCCAGGCCGTGCTGATCATCGACGAAGCCCAGAACCTGTCCGCCGAAATCCTCGAAGAGGTGCGCATGCTCTCCAACCTGGAGACGGATCGGGACAAGCTCCTGCAGATCATTCTCGTCGGCCAGCCGGAGTTGCGCGACATCCTGGCCCGGCCGGACCTTTTGCAGCTGCGACAGCGCATCCAGATCAACTGTCACCTGCAGCCTCTGAGCGCCGCGGAGGTCCGCGAGTACATCCTCTTCCGTCTGGAGAAGGCCGGCAACAAGACCGCCCTGGTCTTTGACGATGACGCCGTGGAGGCCATCGCGACATACAGCCGCGGTATCCCCCGGCTTGTCAACATCCTGTGCGATTACATCATGATCGACGCCTTTTCCTCCCAGACCCGGAACATCGAGGGAGGCGTGATTCACGAACTGGCAGCGGATTTGTCCTTCGAGGCTCAGTACTGGAATCCCGAGCCGCCGAAAAAAACGGAGGCCGCTGCGGCGATCGCAGCGCCCGAAGAGAAACGGGACACCTATGACGTGGCCCGGAATACGACAGCGCAGTCCAGGATATTGAGCGTCATCGGGTCCATGAACAAACGCATCGAGGAACTGGAATTCATGCCCGTCTGGGACCATGCGGCCATGCTCGACATGCAGGAACGGGTGGACAGGCTGGAAAAGTCCCTGGAGACCAAGGTCCGGGAGCTGCGGTCGATGCAGCAGCAACTGCGCAGTGAGATCGTGCAGCAGCTCGATCCCCTGCCGGCCGAGGTCGACGTGAAGAAACGCAACGGGGCCATGAGAAGCATCTGGAATTACTTGTGGGGGAACTGA